From Vibrio tritonius, the proteins below share one genomic window:
- a CDS encoding IS110 family RNA-guided transposase, producing MKPVNYSAYIGLDVHKDTIAVAIASPERQGEVRFYGNISSAKDSVIRLMKKLIKLHEPILVCYEAGPTGYGLYRLLLSMNIDCIVVAPSRIPKLSTNKIKNDHRDAVALARLLRAGELVDIWVPDITHEAMRDLVRARSCAKKDTKVAKQRIQSILLRAGKIYEKKMWTVRHRVWLANQSFPLPSQQIAYEHYRQSLEQIENRITQLDQEIDRLLPDWSLNNLVNQLQALKGVGRTIAISVVAELGDFSRFSNPKQIMAFLGLIPGEYSSGATVRKAGITKAGNVELRRLLYEAAWSYRTNAKVGNWLVTYRPDSVCQEAKDISWKAQQRLCFRYRSLVAKGKKSQVAITAVARELLGFMWDIAVTTQNQRV from the coding sequence ATGAAACCAGTTAACTATTCTGCTTATATTGGGCTGGATGTTCACAAAGATACAATTGCTGTTGCAATAGCAAGCCCCGAGAGACAGGGTGAAGTACGTTTTTATGGCAATATATCGTCAGCTAAAGATTCTGTCATTCGTTTGATGAAGAAGCTCATAAAACTCCACGAACCGATTCTTGTTTGCTATGAAGCAGGGCCAACTGGCTACGGTCTATATCGATTATTGTTAAGTATGAATATCGATTGCATCGTTGTCGCTCCTTCTAGAATTCCCAAGCTATCAACCAACAAGATAAAAAATGATCACCGAGATGCGGTTGCATTAGCAAGGCTGTTGAGAGCAGGAGAGTTGGTGGATATTTGGGTTCCCGATATTACGCATGAAGCAATGCGCGATCTTGTTAGGGCGAGAAGTTGTGCAAAAAAGGATACCAAAGTAGCCAAGCAACGAATTCAGAGTATTCTTCTGAGAGCAGGAAAAATATACGAGAAAAAGATGTGGACTGTTCGCCACCGAGTATGGCTGGCAAATCAGTCATTCCCGCTTCCATCCCAACAAATTGCGTACGAGCACTATCGACAAAGCCTTGAACAAATAGAAAATAGAATCACACAGCTTGACCAAGAGATTGATCGATTACTTCCAGATTGGTCGCTTAATAATCTTGTTAACCAATTACAAGCTTTGAAAGGCGTCGGTCGGACTATTGCAATTTCAGTTGTTGCTGAACTGGGAGATTTCTCTCGATTTAGTAATCCCAAGCAAATCATGGCGTTTCTGGGGTTGATTCCTGGTGAGTATTCAAGTGGAGCTACCGTCAGAAAAGCCGGAATAACTAAGGCTGGCAACGTAGAACTTAGGCGCTTGTTATATGAAGCAGCATGGAGCTATAGAACCAATGCAAAAGTAGGTAACTGGTTAGTCACCTACCGCCCAGATAGCGTCTGCCAAGAAGCTAAGGATATTTCTTGGAAAGCACAACAACGTTTATGTTTCCGTTATAGAAGCTTGGTAGCAAAAGGCAAAAAATCGCAGGTGGCTATTACGGCTGTTGCTAGAGAGTTACTTGGATTCATGTGGGATATCGCGGTAACTACTCAAAATCAGAGAGTTTAA
- a CDS encoding PhzF family phenazine biosynthesis protein encodes MKIDVVLVNAFTAEGKGGNPAGVVLNADPLSDQQKLAIAQKVGYSETAFVIQDKDADFHVSFFTTTAEVDFCGHATLATFATLYHNGLITHGSYKQKTKAGLLTVVVEQNGRIVMQQTLPKYLGTFDYATIAPLIGIEEVQLATTQLPIEIVSTGLTDVIVPVPHGALERIQIDEAELIDFCKKHDLVGIHAFELDSERDDFNASCRNFAPLFGIAEESATGSASGALACYLTKHIDRSTHNRFLFEQGRAMNCASHIAAMVESQDHSITQVWVGGFAKLIGVKEIELSLT; translated from the coding sequence ATGAAGATAGATGTTGTTTTAGTTAACGCTTTTACCGCTGAGGGTAAAGGCGGTAATCCTGCAGGAGTGGTGCTAAATGCTGACCCATTATCTGATCAGCAAAAATTAGCTATCGCGCAGAAAGTTGGATACTCAGAAACTGCATTTGTAATTCAAGATAAAGATGCGGATTTTCATGTGTCGTTCTTTACCACGACAGCAGAAGTGGATTTTTGTGGTCACGCTACACTGGCTACTTTTGCAACGCTCTATCATAACGGCCTGATTACCCACGGAAGTTACAAACAAAAAACCAAAGCGGGTTTGCTAACGGTTGTTGTCGAGCAAAATGGACGAATAGTTATGCAGCAAACATTGCCAAAGTATTTAGGGACTTTCGATTATGCAACGATAGCGCCCTTAATTGGTATAGAGGAAGTTCAACTTGCTACCACTCAATTACCGATAGAGATCGTTTCTACTGGTTTGACTGATGTGATCGTTCCTGTGCCACATGGCGCGCTGGAACGAATCCAAATTGATGAGGCAGAGTTGATAGATTTCTGTAAAAAGCATGATCTTGTAGGGATTCATGCTTTCGAGCTTGATAGTGAGCGTGATGATTTTAATGCAAGTTGCCGAAACTTTGCGCCTTTATTTGGTATTGCTGAAGAATCGGCGACGGGAAGCGCCAGCGGTGCTTTAGCGTGTTACTTAACAAAACATATCGACCGTTCTACCCATAACCGCTTTCTTTTTGAGCAAGGTCGAGCGATGAATTGTGCATCTCATATTGCCGCGATGGTAGAGTCACAAGACCATTCAATTACTCAAGTGTGGGTGGGGGGCTTTGCCAAGCTCATCGGGGTAAAAGAGATTGAATTGTCGTTGACGTAA
- a CDS encoding GNAT family N-acetyltransferase, whose product MVLIVRQVNIDDAQGIVDVLNPIIDEGLYTVLDTPFSAKQEKEFIAHFPKQGVFTVALNEEQTKVLGFQNVEPFASYTKAFSHVGIIGTFVDESSRGQGISTQLFQSTFDVAKQKGYKKLFAYVRADNERALAVYLKQGFEVIGTAKKHAKIGDKYVDEILIEKFL is encoded by the coding sequence ATGGTGTTGATCGTAAGACAAGTTAATATCGATGATGCGCAAGGTATTGTCGATGTTTTAAATCCCATCATTGACGAGGGATTATACACAGTGTTGGATACTCCATTTTCTGCCAAACAAGAAAAAGAGTTTATCGCTCATTTTCCTAAGCAAGGTGTTTTTACCGTTGCGCTGAATGAAGAGCAAACAAAAGTGCTGGGCTTTCAGAATGTTGAACCGTTCGCATCATACACAAAGGCGTTTAGTCATGTCGGTATCATTGGCACCTTTGTTGATGAGAGTTCTCGTGGTCAAGGTATCTCGACACAACTTTTCCAATCTACGTTTGATGTGGCGAAGCAAAAAGGATACAAAAAGTTGTTTGCTTATGTTCGTGCCGACAACGAGCGAGCGTTGGCTGTGTATCTTAAACAAGGATTTGAAGTGATCGGTACGGCGAAAAAACACGCGAAGATAGGCGATAAGTACGTTGATGAAATCTTGATCGAAAAATTTCTGTAA
- a CDS encoding heavy metal-binding domain-containing protein, with product MIYTTTETVPGKEIEAILGIVNGNVVQSKHLGRDIMAGLKGLVGGELKGYTEMLTEARNIAVERLIEDAEKLNADAIVGVRFTTCSVIDGASEILVFGTAVKLRT from the coding sequence ATGATCTATACAACAACAGAAACGGTTCCTGGAAAGGAAATTGAAGCCATTTTGGGCATAGTAAATGGCAATGTAGTGCAGTCTAAACATCTTGGGCGAGACATCATGGCGGGTTTGAAAGGTTTAGTCGGTGGTGAGCTTAAAGGCTACACCGAGATGTTAACTGAGGCTCGAAATATTGCAGTAGAGCGATTAATTGAAGATGCTGAAAAGTTAAATGCCGATGCGATAGTAGGGGTACGATTTACAACTTGCTCTGTTATTGATGGGGCATCAGAAATACTTGTGTTTGGTACGGCTGTTAAACTTCGAACATAA
- a CDS encoding DUF6500 family protein, whose translation MRDSLKSKVIEVCTKKIKQKGENVGVSFYAFFSNKNDDPELLMEAATWWIQTHKLNHFEKATKIIKMVELGQ comes from the coding sequence ATGCGTGATTCTTTAAAATCTAAAGTAATAGAAGTTTGTACGAAAAAGATTAAGCAGAAAGGAGAAAATGTAGGTGTTTCATTTTATGCTTTCTTTTCTAATAAAAACGATGACCCTGAGTTGCTAATGGAAGCGGCTACTTGGTGGATTCAAACACACAAGCTAAATCATTTTGAGAAAGCCACTAAAATTATTAAAATGGTCGAATTAGGTCAATAA